A single Anopheles arabiensis isolate DONGOLA chromosome 2, AaraD3, whole genome shotgun sequence DNA region contains:
- the LOC120897385 gene encoding uncharacterized protein LOC120897385, whose product MNKSQTKLVAGTRTGAAVLTEQVDPLGKNTQDERKKPTAVGSITRAVASNSNDKGQYTDAMKLDPSRIEIESVLANAIKIENFTEEDSVFNEESISLDTIRLPKRKYFGDEESEDDSSITSKSQDSNDAWDEMHYQKETDLRATSSTANNPVKKKKLEQTQRESVKQYLVNDSSGMKPVSEPNRNRILQNDGVQDISIQIQICKERIRKLEEKNRYLKQVIADKLDIIVKGSTRQVRQMEKLVSTRAGSPLLEPFPDPSFTAKLSTPVSFHKTVFVLNPVETEEELQKLEDIIGSDPKYREQVIEYLQRDSTRTDLENRLHDAIDMLFCRRLFASMSWSGISRSGVPKIQLSKYENIIRLFQTVGTTENDKPCLRYIAEYLKTN is encoded by the exons ATGAACAAGTCTCAAACCAAACTTGTAGCCGGGACACGCACTGGTGCAGCG GTGTTGACGGAACAAGTCGATCCCTTAGGCAAAAATACACAAGATGAAAGGAAGAAACCGACAGCAGTCGGAAGTATTACCCGTGCAGTCGCATCGAACAGCAACGATAAAGGGCAGTATACGGATGCAATGAAATTAGACCCATCCCGCATAGAGATTGAAAGCGTTTTAGCGAATGCTATTAAAATAGAAAACTTTACAGAAGAGGACAGTGTCTTCAATGAAGAAAGCATCTCGCTTGATACAATAC GACTACCAAAGAGAAAATATTTCGGGGATGAAGAGTCGGAAGACGATTCCAGCATTACATCGAAATCGCAAGACTCT AACGATGCTTGGGATGAAATGCATTATCAAAAAGAAACTGATCTTCGAGCGACCTCATCGACAGCCAACAATCCtgtcaagaaaaaaaagttagaACAAACGCAACGTG aaTCCGTCAAACAATACCTTGTAAACGATAGTTCTGGGATGAAACCTGTCAGTG AACCCAATCGCAATCGGATTTTACAGAACGATGGAGTGCAAGATATATCTATACAGATACAGATATGTAAAGAAAGAATAAGGAAACTagaggaaaaaaatcgataccTGAAGCAAGTTATAGCTGATAAGTTAGACATTATTGTAAAAGGCTCAACCAGACAGGTTCGGCAAATGGAGAAGTTAGTTTCGACCAGAGCAGGTTCTCCACTTTTAGAGCCATTTCCGGATCCTTCCTTTACTGCAAAACTTTCAACTCCGGTAAGTTTTCACAAAACAGTATTTGTGTTGAATCCAGTGGAAACAGAGGAGGAACTGCAAAAGCTGGAAGATATCATTGGCTCAGATCCTAAGTATAGAGAGCAGGTCATAGAATACTTGCAACGAGATTCCACCCGAACTGACCTTGAAAATCGACTGCACGATGCAATTGATATGCTGTTTTGTAGGCGCTTGTTCGCTAGCATGAGTTGGTCAGGAATCAGCAGGAGTGGAGTTCCAAAAATTCAGTTAAGCAAATATGAAAACATTATTCGACTGTTTCAAACGGTTGGCACTACTGAAAATGATAAACCATGCTTGCGTTATATAGCAGAGTAtctaaaaacaaattaa
- the LOC120908685 gene encoding proliferation-associated protein 2G4 isoform X1, with protein MAPVEKQTDQELTIEDPTVIEKYRIAGDVVNRTLQAIVKECVAGASVKEICQKGDNMLMHDTGKKYKHDEDMKKGIAFPTCLSVNNCICHFSPARNDPDYVLKENDVVKIDMGAHIDGFIAVAAHTIVVGATPENKCKGRAADVVLAAYHASQAALRLLKAGTGNYAVTDAVQKIASDFKCKPIEGMLSHQLKQFKIDGEKTIIQNPTIAQKKEHEKCDFEKYEVYAMDVLISTGEGLGKEHDTRVAIYKKTDENYMLKLKASRAFIGEVKKKYGTMPFNLRNFEEEAKAKLGVNECVTHKMVEPFQVLYEKHNEYVAQFKYTVLITANGKKVVTGHPFDENCYESEHSVQDEEMKNLLAGKVAPQSGAKAKKKRNRGKKNKGAAAGAADEEEGDSGEEDAPAATADKAEAKA; from the exons ATGGCTCCAGTCGAAAAGCAGACCGACCAGGAATTGACGATTGAAGATCCGACCGTCATCGAAAAGTACAGAATAGCCGGTGATGTTGTGAACA gAACCCTCCAAGCAATTGTCAAAGAATGTGTTGCTGGTGCTTCAGTGAAAGAAATTTGCCAGAAGGGTGATAATATGCTGATGCATGATACGGGAAAG AAATATAAGCATGATGAAGACATGAAGAAAGGCATTGCCTTCCCAACATGCCTCTCGGTGAACAACTGCATCTGTCACTTTTCACCAGCGCGTAACGATCCGGACTACGTGCTGAAAGAGAACGATGTGGTCAAGATCGACATGGGCGCACACATCGACGGTTTCATCGCGGTTGCGGCCCACACGATCGTGGTTGGTGCGACACCCGAGAATAAGTGCAAGGGCCGCGCGGCCGACGTTGTCTTGGCGGCATACCATGCCAGCCAGGCCGCGCTCCGCCTGCTTAAGGCTGGTACTGGCAACTATGCGGTCACGGATGCGGTACAAAAAATTGCGTCCGACTTCAAGTGCAAACCGATCGAAGGTATGCTGAGCCACCAGCTGAAACAGTTCAAAATCGATGGCGAGAAAACGATCATCCAGAACCCGACGATTGCGCAAAAGAAGGAGCACGAGAAGTGTGACTTTGAGAAGTATGAAGTGTATGCGATGGATGTACTGATCAGCACGGGCGAAGGGCTTGGCAAGGAGCATGATACCCGGGTGGCGATCTACAAGAAAACGGACGAAAACTACATGCTTAAGCTGAAAGCATCCCGTGCGTTCATCGGTGAG GTGAAGAAGAAGTACGGTACAATGCCATTCAACTTGCGCAACTTCGAAGAGGAGGCAAAGGCTAAGCTAGGCGTCAACGAATGCGTGACGCACAAGATGGTTGAACCCTTCCAAGTATTATACGAGAAGCATA ATGAATACGTTGCTCAGTTCAAATACACGGTGCTCATCACGGCCAATGGGAAGAAAGTCGTTACCGGCCATCCTTTCGATGAGAACTGCTACGAAAGCGAACACAGCGTGCAGGACGAAGAGATGAAGAATCTGCTAGCCGGCAAGGTAGCGCCGCAAAGTGGCGCGAAGGCGAAGAAGAAGCGAAACCGAGGAAAGAAGAACAAGGGAGCGGCCGCCGGTGCAGCTGACGAGGAGGAAGGTGATAGTGGCGAAGAAGATGctcctgctgctactgccgatAAGGCGGAAGCAAAAGCATAA
- the LOC120908685 gene encoding proliferation-associated protein 2G4 isoform X2, translated as MLMHDTGKKYKHDEDMKKGIAFPTCLSVNNCICHFSPARNDPDYVLKENDVVKIDMGAHIDGFIAVAAHTIVVGATPENKCKGRAADVVLAAYHASQAALRLLKAGTGNYAVTDAVQKIASDFKCKPIEGMLSHQLKQFKIDGEKTIIQNPTIAQKKEHEKCDFEKYEVYAMDVLISTGEGLGKEHDTRVAIYKKTDENYMLKLKASRAFIGEVKKKYGTMPFNLRNFEEEAKAKLGVNECVTHKMVEPFQVLYEKHNEYVAQFKYTVLITANGKKVVTGHPFDENCYESEHSVQDEEMKNLLAGKVAPQSGAKAKKKRNRGKKNKGAAAGAADEEEGDSGEEDAPAATADKAEAKA; from the exons ATGCTGATGCATGATACGGGAAAG AAATATAAGCATGATGAAGACATGAAGAAAGGCATTGCCTTCCCAACATGCCTCTCGGTGAACAACTGCATCTGTCACTTTTCACCAGCGCGTAACGATCCGGACTACGTGCTGAAAGAGAACGATGTGGTCAAGATCGACATGGGCGCACACATCGACGGTTTCATCGCGGTTGCGGCCCACACGATCGTGGTTGGTGCGACACCCGAGAATAAGTGCAAGGGCCGCGCGGCCGACGTTGTCTTGGCGGCATACCATGCCAGCCAGGCCGCGCTCCGCCTGCTTAAGGCTGGTACTGGCAACTATGCGGTCACGGATGCGGTACAAAAAATTGCGTCCGACTTCAAGTGCAAACCGATCGAAGGTATGCTGAGCCACCAGCTGAAACAGTTCAAAATCGATGGCGAGAAAACGATCATCCAGAACCCGACGATTGCGCAAAAGAAGGAGCACGAGAAGTGTGACTTTGAGAAGTATGAAGTGTATGCGATGGATGTACTGATCAGCACGGGCGAAGGGCTTGGCAAGGAGCATGATACCCGGGTGGCGATCTACAAGAAAACGGACGAAAACTACATGCTTAAGCTGAAAGCATCCCGTGCGTTCATCGGTGAG GTGAAGAAGAAGTACGGTACAATGCCATTCAACTTGCGCAACTTCGAAGAGGAGGCAAAGGCTAAGCTAGGCGTCAACGAATGCGTGACGCACAAGATGGTTGAACCCTTCCAAGTATTATACGAGAAGCATA ATGAATACGTTGCTCAGTTCAAATACACGGTGCTCATCACGGCCAATGGGAAGAAAGTCGTTACCGGCCATCCTTTCGATGAGAACTGCTACGAAAGCGAACACAGCGTGCAGGACGAAGAGATGAAGAATCTGCTAGCCGGCAAGGTAGCGCCGCAAAGTGGCGCGAAGGCGAAGAAGAAGCGAAACCGAGGAAAGAAGAACAAGGGAGCGGCCGCCGGTGCAGCTGACGAGGAGGAAGGTGATAGTGGCGAAGAAGATGctcctgctgctactgccgatAAGGCGGAAGCAAAAGCATAA
- the LOC120908686 gene encoding MICOS complex subunit MIC13 homolog QIL1-like: protein MFRFAVKVGLAGGAVYYSKQEGIWEEDTEKVYERYATAMKPHIESVKQQIPLDIPALPSSGELCFVTKHYYNEGVKNTIHFIHRLPCYAGQWAKKGSDAIKQALDAQPAPPKAEPTAAVTKK, encoded by the exons ATGTTCAG GTTTGCGGTAAAAGTTGGCCTCGCTGGCGGTGCCGTGTACTACAGCAAGCAGGAAGGCATCTGGGAGGAAGACACCGAAAAGGTGTACGAGCGGTATGCTACTGCAATGAAGCCACACATCGAGAGCGTAAAGCAACAAATTCCATTGGAT ATACCGGCCCTCCCTTCGAGCGGAGAGTTATGCTTTGTGACGAAACATTATTACAATGAGGGTGTGAAAaatacgattcatttcatcCATCGGCTTCCTTGCTATGCTGGCCAGTGGGCAAAGAAGGGTTCGGATGCAATTAAACAAGCCCTGGACGCTCAACCAGCCCCACCAAAAGCCGAACCTACAGCAGCAGTGACAAAGAAGTAG
- the LOC120908684 gene encoding actin-related protein 3 has product MTGRLPACVIDVGTGYTKLGFAANKEPQFIIPSAIAIKESAKVGDQSARRVTKGVEDLDFYIGDEAFDATGYSVKYPVRHGLVEDWDLMERFLEQCIFKYLRAEPEDHHFLLTEPPLNTPENREYTAEIMFETFNVPGLYIAVQAVLALAASWASRPVEERTLTGIVVDSGDGVTHVIPVAEGYVIGSCIKHIPIAGRNITSFIQSLLREREVGIPPEQSLETAKAIKERYSYICPDIAKEFAKYDAEPTKWMRHYEGINAITKQPFGVDVGYERFLGPEIFFHPEFSNPDFTTPLSEIVDTVIQNCPIDVRRPLYNNIVLSGGSTMFRDFGRRLQRDIKRSVDARLRISENLSEGRIKPKPIDVSVISHHMQRYAVWFGGSMLASTPEFYQVCHTKAAYEEYGPGICRHNPVFGTMT; this is encoded by the exons ATGACCGGACGACTTCCAGCCTGTGTGATCGATGTAGGAACTGG GTACACGAAACTCGGGTTTGCAGCGAACAAGGAACCACAGTTCATCATCCCTTCCGCTATTGCGATCAAAGAGTCGGCCAAAGTAGGGGATCAGAGTGCACGCCGTGTAACCAAAGGAGTCGAGGACTTGGATTTCTACATTGGCGATGAAGCATTCGATGCGACTGGATACTCGGTGAAG TACCCCGTTCGCCATGGGCTGGTCGAAGATTGGGACCTGATGGAGCGGTTTCTGGAGCAGTGCATTTTCAAATATCTTCGGGCGGAACCGGAGGACCACCACTTTCTGCTTACCGAGCCGCCACTAAACACGCCGGAAAACCGGGAGTACACTGCCGAAATCATGTTCGAAACGTTTAACGTACCGGGGCTGTACATTGCGGTGCAGGCGGTGCTCGCACTGGCGGCCAGCTGGGCATCGCGCCCGGTCGAGGAGCGGACGCTGACCGGCATTGTGGTGGACAGCGGTGACGGCGTCACGCACGTCATTCCCGTAGCGGAGGGGTACGTGATCGGATCGTGCATCAAACACATTCCTATTGCGGGGCGCAACATTACCTCGTTCATTCAGAGCTTGCTGCGCGAGCGCGAGGTGGGCATTCCGCCCGAGCAGAGTCTGGAGACGGCCAAAGCGATCAAGGAACGGTACAGCTACATCTGTCCGGACATTGCGAAAGAGTTTGCCAAGTACGATGCGGAACCGACCAAGTGGATGCGCCACTACGAGGGCATCAATGCAATCACGAAGCAGCCGTTCGGTGTGGACGTCGGGTACGAGCGGTTCCTGGGGCCGGAAATTTTCTTCCATCCCGAGTTTTCCAACCCCGACTTCACGACACCGCTGTCGGAAATCGTAGACACGGTCATACAGAACTGCCCAATCGATGTGCGAAGACCGCTGTACAACAATATCGTGCTGAGCGGTGGATCGACAATGTTCCGTGATTTTG GACGTCGTCTGCAACGTGACATTAAGCGAAGTGTCGATGCTCGTCTGAGAATTAGTGAAAATTTAAGCGAAGGAAGAATAAAG CCAAAACCAATTGATGTGTCGGTGATATCGCATCATATGCAACGATACGCCGTCTGGTTCGGAGGTAGCATGCTGGCTTCCACG CCCGAATTCTATCAAGTGTGTCACACGAAAGCTGCCTACGAAGAGTACGGTCCTGGTATATGCCGCCATAATCCAGTCTTTGGAACCATGACATAA